One window of Papaver somniferum cultivar HN1 chromosome 9, ASM357369v1, whole genome shotgun sequence genomic DNA carries:
- the LOC113311463 gene encoding F-box protein At4g09920-like produces MVFLGFLPIDEFYMYEFLRVWKWNNGSSPGFIMNYYDNNMGVGEDRISKLPDPLVRHMLSFLPTKCAVSTSILSKRWKNVWVSIPVLDVLDMGPPRIILTGWRYYVEQATIMETNKFMDHFMDRVLIQRNMLNIKKFCLNCENGYFDHKRVNAWITTAIKCEVEEFVFYGCGSCRSNDKMIPESLFTCESLTTLDFQFPELYYRLELPESISLPRLKILRLTNITYDDEKLARKLFSSCRVLEELCLTNCCWQLDLCVSAPRLKSFTVANCMTSNMEDAKIKIDAPNLMSFTFCDWLPEDLVVDSFPLLQDADICFESESGVIDKRSGPLSKFIEKFCYIKFLKISGANFKVNFTGNGGANVSTFKVVPHCLVVSLKSIEIQKFTGYLEMVNFVLKHGRVLQMVIIETYYSVDLMDRRYSYCVDPMDRLYNKKRYNKKNMEAKRVEALNKSSDDHLKKNSMGFTRLCH; encoded by the exons ATGGTGTTTCTTGGATTTTTACCAATTGATGAGTTTTATATGTATGAATTTTTGCGTGTTTGGAAATGGAATAATGGAAGTTCTCCAGGATTTATAAT GAACTACTACGACAACAATATGGGCGTGGGAGAGGATAGAATTAGTAAACTGCCTGATCCATTAGTTCGTCATATGCTGTCATTTCTTCCAACCAAATGCGCTGTTTCCACCAGCATTTTATCGAAAAGATGGAAAAATGTCTGGGTATCTATTCCAGTTCTTGATGTTCTCGACATGGGACCTCCTAGAATCATTTTAACAGGATGGAGATATTATGTTGAACAAGCCACTATCATGGAGACGAATAAGTTCATGGATCATTTTATGGATAGGGTATTAATTCAACGCAATATGTTGAACATAAAGAAGTTTTGTCTCAATTGTGAAAATGGGTATTTCGATCATAAGCGAGTGAATGCATGGATCACTACAGCGATCAAATGTGAAGTCGAAGAGTTTGTTTTTTATGGGTGTGGCTCATGCCGAAGCAATGACAAGATGATTCCTGAATCCCTTTTCACTTGTGAATCGTTAACTACGTTAGACTTTCAGTTTCCAGAACTATATTATCGGCTTGAGCTTCCAGAGTCAATTTCTCTTCCAAGACTTAAGATCCTTCGGCTTACGAATATTAcatatgatgatgagaaattgGCAAGGAAGCTCTTTTCTAGTTGCCGAGTACTTGAAGAATTGTGTTTGACCAATTGTTGCTGGCAGTTAGATTTATGTGTTTCAGCTCCTAGATTGAAGTCCTTCACAGTAGCCAATTGTATGACAAGTAATATGGAAGATGCCAAGATCAAGATTGATGCCCCAAATCTTATGTCCTTCACTTTCTGTGATTGGCTGCCGGAAGATTTGGTTGTGGATAGTTTTCCATTGCTACAGGATGCAGATATATGCTTTGAAAGCGAGTCCGGCGTCATAGACAAAAGATCTGGTCCTTTATCTAAGTTTATAGAGAAATTCTGCTATATAAAGTTCTTGAAAATCTCAGGTGCTAACTTTAAG GTCAATTTTACTGGCAACGGCGGTGCGAACGTTTCAACATTTAAGGTAGTACCTCATTGTTTGGTGGTAAGCCTCAAGTCAATCGAAATTCAGAAGTTCACTGGGTACCTGGAGatggttaattttgttttgaagcATGGCAGAGTTCTTCAAATGGTCATTATTGAAACTTATTATTCTGTGGATCTTATGGATCGACGCTACAGTTATTGTGTGGATCCTATGGATCGGCTGTACAACAAGAAGCGCTATAACAAGAAAAATATGGAAGCCAAGCGGGTTGAAGCTTTAAATAAGTCTTCCGACGACCATCTTAAGAAAAACTCCATGGGCTTCACCCGGCTGTGCCATTAA